The sequence CCGGTCCCGTATTCCATCAGGACGTAATCGGCAATCCACACCGGGATCTTCCCGCCGGTGGCGGGATTAATGGCGTACGCGCCGGTGAAGACGCCCGTCTTGTCCTTGTCGCCCACCTTGCGGGAAATCAGGTCGAGCGAGGCGACGTGCGCGCGATATGCCTCGACCAGCGCGCGCTGCGCGTCGGTCGTCAGCTGGGCGACGAGGGGATGCTCCGGGGCGAGCACCATGAAGGTGGCGCCGTACAGCGTGTCGGGCCGGGTAGTGTAGACCCGGATGGCGCCGCAGTCGCCGTCGACCGCAAAGTCGATCTCCGCCCCCTCCGAGCGGCCGAGCCAGTTGCGCTGCGCCTGCGTGGTGGTGTCGGACCAGTCCATCTTCGTGCGGTCGTCGAGGTTGGCGAGAAGCCGCTCGGCGTAGTCGGTGATGCGGAAATACCACTGCTGCAGCGCCCGCTGCTCGACCCGGGTGTCCGGGTGCCGTTCGCAGAAGCCGTTGATGACCTGCTCGTTGGCCAGCACCGTCTTGCACTCGGGGCACCAGTTGACCGCGCCGTGCTTCCGGTACGCCTTCCCCGACTTGTAGAGCTGGAGGAAGAGCCACTGGGTCCACTTGTAGTAGGCGGGATCAGTGGTGGACAGCACGTTCCGCCAGGCGAACATCCCGCCGACCCGCGTGAGCTGCCTGGTGAAGTTGGCGATGTTGCGCGGAATGAGCTCGGCCGGGTGAATTCCGAGCTTGATCGCGTAGTTCTCGGAGTGGATTCCGAAGGCGTCGAAGCCGATCGGCTCGAAGACGTCGAAGCCCTGCAGGCGCTTGAAGCGGCCGTAGGCGTCGCTGCCGGTGAAGGCAAACATGTTCCCGACGTGCAGCCCTTCGGCTGACGGATAGGGAAACATCATCAGGTTGTAGAAGGGCCGGGCGGCGCCGTCGAGGTCGGGCTCGTTGGTGTGGCGCTCGGCCCAGCGAGCCTGCCACTTGGCCTCAACGGCCTGCGGATCGTAGCGCTGCGGTTGCGGATCGGTCATGATAGGGGGAATCTACCCGCCGCACGAGGGCGAGCCAAGCGCCCTGCCGGCGCCTTGCTGCAGGGGGCCGGCAAGCCTAAGTTTTCATGCACTCCCCACTTACATCGCCAGCGGAGCCCCATGGCCGGCGTCAGGAAAGACCTCACCCGATCCCTCTACCTGTACGGCACCGCCGTGCTGGTTCTCTTCGGCGCCCTTATGGCCGGGATCATGAACGGCAACGAGTCCCGGCACCTCCGCCGCAGCCTCGACGAGCGGCTGATTGGCCTGGCGGACCGGTCGGCGGCACTCCTCGAGCAGGCGCTGGAGTACCAGCCCGGTGCGATGGCGCGATTGGCCGCCCCCGGGGCCGCCTCGGCCGAGGCTGCGACCTCGATCAACCAACTTCTGTCAACGGCACGGACCGATGCCGACCTGGTGGAGATCGCCGTGCTCGGCGGCAACGGCGCCGTCCTCTGGAGCAGCCGCCCGGCCACGGCGACCGGCTCGCAGATCGGCGGGTTGGAGGCCGCGACCGGCCGAAGCGGACTCCAGCTGGTCGACCTCACCCTCAACGGCATCGCGACCCGGGCCGCTGTCCTCCCTGTGGCCGGTTCCAACTGGCGCGTGGTGACCAGCGCGCCCGAGGCCCAGCGGGTCGACCTGACCGGCAACCTGGTCCTGTTCAGCATCCTGATCTTCACGGTCGGCGGCATCATCACGCTGTGGCTGCTGGGTCGCTGGCTGGATCGGCGCATCCTGCGCCCGTTGCTCGTGGCGGAAGAAGTGGCCACGCAGGTGGCGCAGGGGAACCTCAGCGCCACGGTGACGGAAATCGACGCCGCGGGGGCCGAGGGAAACCGGCTGCTCCGGGCCATCGCTGCGATGGTCGGCGCACTGCAGACCCTGGTCGGCGCCATTCGCGGGGCCTCCAGCGAGGCGGCCGCGATGGCCGAAGAGATTTCGGCGGCAACGCAGGAGATGTCGGCCTCGACGCAGGAAGTGGCAGGGACGACCGCCGAACTGACGGACCGTGCCACCAAGCAGGCGGCCGTCGTCCGGCTGGCGGCCGACGATGCCGGCAAGATTCTCGGCATCGCCGAGGCCCTGGCGTCCGGCGCCACCCAGGCGGCGCAGCGGAACGCCGCGCTTGCGGCGCTGGCCCGCTCGCACCGGGAGCAGCTCGATCGCAGCACCACCGAACTGGCCAAGCTCACGGAGGAAGTCGAGCTCGGCGCGGAGGAGGCGGAGTTGCTGGCCACCTCGTCCGAGGAAATCGAAAAGTTCATCACCCAGACCAAGGCCATCGCCAAGCAGACCCATATGCTGGCGCTCAACGCCGCGATCGAGGCGGCGCGGGCGGGAGGCGAGGGCCGCGGATTCAGCGTGGTGGCGGAGGAGGTACGAAAGCTGGCGGGCCAGGCGGCGCAGGCGGCCACCTCGACCAGCGAGACGGTGCAGAGCGTGCTGGCCCGGGTGCAGACCGCCCGGGAGCGACTGCTCCGGCTCGCCCAGGGGGGGATCGTGGCCCGCGACGCGGCGCAGGCGGCCGCCTTGGGGCTCCGCACCGTGGCGGAAGACGCCGATGCGAACGATCAGTGGACCCAGGCGATTTCCGCCTCGGCCGATGATGTCCGCATCCTGATTGACGGGATTGCCGGTCGCATGAAGGAAGTATCCGCCGGCACGGAAGAGTACGCCGCTGCTGCCCAGCAAATCGCGGCGGCCGCGCAGGAGCTCAACGCCTCGACCGAGGAGATCGCCTCCTCCGCCGGTCACCTGGCCGACGCCGCCGAGCGCCTGACCAACGCCGTCGGCGGGTTTCGCGTGAGCTAGGCGCCCTCGGCAATCTCCGAGAGCGCCGACAGCAGGCCGGCAAAGTGTCCAGGCGTGAGGTCTCCCATATGGCCGATGCGGATCATCGCATCGGCCATTGCGTCGAGACCCGCGCCAATCGTCCAACCCCGCTCCAGCAGCTGGCCGGCGACCGCACGCCCGGTGGTGCCCTCGGGCACACGAAGCGCCGACACCGTCCACGCCCGGCGCCCCTCCGGTGCGAAAAAGCTGTAGGCCGGGTGCGCGGCCACCCACTCTTCCATCATCGTGAGCATCGAGCGGTGCCGCCGCCAGCGGGCCTCGATGCCGCCTTCAGCGTCGATTCGTTTCAGTTGGGCCTCCAGCGCCAGGTAGAGCGGAAGGGCCGGCGTCTGGGTCGGCTGGTTGATCTTGATGGCCTCGTCGTGCAGGACCAGGTCGAAGTACCATCCTGGCTGTGCCTGCTCGCAGGCACGCTCCATCATGGCCGGCGACGCCACGGCGAGGGAAATCCCGGGAGGCATCGCCAGCGCCTTCTGCGAACCGGTAAAGACGAAATCGAGCCCCCAGGCGTCGGTCTCGACCGGCGACCCACCAACCGAGGTGACCGCGTCCACCAGCAGGA is a genomic window of Gemmatimonadales bacterium containing:
- a CDS encoding methyl-accepting chemotaxis protein produces the protein MAGVRKDLTRSLYLYGTAVLVLFGALMAGIMNGNESRHLRRSLDERLIGLADRSAALLEQALEYQPGAMARLAAPGAASAEAATSINQLLSTARTDADLVEIAVLGGNGAVLWSSRPATATGSQIGGLEAATGRSGLQLVDLTLNGIATRAAVLPVAGSNWRVVTSAPEAQRVDLTGNLVLFSILIFTVGGIITLWLLGRWLDRRILRPLLVAEEVATQVAQGNLSATVTEIDAAGAEGNRLLRAIAAMVGALQTLVGAIRGASSEAAAMAEEISAATQEMSASTQEVAGTTAELTDRATKQAAVVRLAADDAGKILGIAEALASGATQAAQRNAALAALARSHREQLDRSTTELAKLTEEVELGAEEAELLATSSEEIEKFITQTKAIAKQTHMLALNAAIEAARAGGEGRGFSVVAEEVRKLAGQAAQAATSTSETVQSVLARVQTARERLLRLAQGGIVARDAAQAAALGLRTVAEDADANDQWTQAISASADDVRILIDGIAGRMKEVSAGTEEYAAAAQQIAAAAQELNASTEEIASSAGHLADAAERLTNAVGGFRVS
- a CDS encoding aminotransferase class V-fold PLP-dependent enzyme; the protein is MTANGMPSDYTFGRFFLPGPTDVHVDVLQAMVHPMFAHRGPEMVAMLQRMEPQLQRLFRTTRPVLMATSSATGFMEAAVAGGVRERVLVVDGGFFGDRFARIAKRCGKEVVRLPVPLGRALEADDLAAALDKHQVDAVAVVHCETSTGTLVPLEDLAGVVRGRKDVVLLVDAVTSVGGSPVETDAWGLDFVFTGSQKALAMPPGISLAVASPAMMERACEQAQPGWYFDLVLHDEAIKINQPTQTPALPLYLALEAQLKRIDAEGGIEARWRRHRSMLTMMEEWVAAHPAYSFFAPEGRRAWTVSALRVPEGTTGRAVAGQLLERGWTIGAGLDAMADAMIRIGHMGDLTPGHFAGLLSALSEIAEGA